A part of Podarcis muralis chromosome 13, rPodMur119.hap1.1, whole genome shotgun sequence genomic DNA contains:
- the OR11L1 gene encoding olfactory receptor 11L1, producing MKNGSSVSEFRLLGFQSLPGWQTLLFTMFLLIYLLTITGNVVIISVVKLESYLHSPMYSFLQNLSFLEIWYTTTIVPKMLSSLLMENKSISFIGCMAQLYFFVFFGATECFLLSVMAYDRYLAICDPLHYAEAMNTQFCTRLAIGSWVIGLFTGLLPSLLISRLHFCRSNQINHFFCDIPPLLKLSCSDTSTTEMSIFVLSILVLFTCFLLTLVSYAFIIKTILKIPSVSGRKKTFSTCGSHLAVVVIYYGTMISMYVRPSASLSSELNKVVSIFYTVLTPLLNPVIYSLRNKDFKDALQKLVNRKCLHSLPSRERKSTGFGCC from the coding sequence ATGAAGAATGGCAGCTCTGTGTCTGAATTTCGGCTTCTGGGGTTCCAGAGTCTTCCAGGGTGGCAGACCCTACTCTTCACCATGTTCTTACTTATCTACCTCCTAACCATCACAGGCAATGTGGTTATTATTTCAGTCGTCAAGCTGGAGTCGTATCTTCATTCCCCTATGTACTCTTTCCTCCAAAACCTCTCCTTCCTAGAGATCTGGTACACCACTACCATTGTGCCCAAGATGCTCAGTAGCCTCCTCATGGAGAACAAGAGCATATCCTTCATTGGATGCATGGCACAGCTCTACTTTTTTGTCTTCTTTGGTGCAACGGAGTGCTTCCTATTATCTGTGATGGCATATGATCGGTACCTTGCAATCTGTGACCCATTGCATTATGCAGAAGCCATGAACACACAGTTCTGCACCCGCTTGGCAATAGGGTCTTGGGTGATTGGTCTCTTCACAGGGTTGCTACCTTCATTGCTGATTTCTAGGCTGCATTTCTGTAGATCTAACCAAATCAATCATTTCTTCTGTGACATCCCACCTCTGCTGAAGCTCTCCTGTTCTGACACTTCCACCACCGAAATGAGCATTTTTGTGCTGTCTATATTGGTACTTTTCACATGTTTCTTGCTTACCTTGGTGTCCTATGCATTTATCATCAAGACTATCCTGAAAATCCCTTCTGTTTCTGGAAGAAAAAAGACTTTCTCCACCTGTGGCTCACACTTGGCTGTGGTGGTGATATATTATGGCACCATGATCTCCATGTATGTTCGACCCAGTGCTAGTCTTTCATCAGAGCTGAATAAGGTGGTCTCCATCTTCTACACTGTGCTAACACCACTTCTCAACCCTGTCATCTACAGTCTGAGGAACAAAGATTTCAAGGATGCCTTGCAGAAACTAGTCAATAGGAAATGTTTACATAGCTTGCCAAGTAGAGAAAGGAAGTCCACTGGCTTTGGTTGTTGTTAA
- the LOC114582994 gene encoding olfactory receptor 5V1-like: protein MGHVCNESAPSEFIFLAFSKLNEWRFLFTGFLLITYLFTLMGNVLIIILVCLQPNLQTPMYFFLSNLSLLDICQTTTTIPQIIVHLISGTNAISHERCKMQLFFFILFIGTEPLLLAAMAYDRYVAICNPLRYNVVMNYKLCAQLVSASWFTSSLNATIHTLLTLRLPLCGINKINYFFCDIPPLLAISCGDISGNIIAMLAASPIMGIGPGMCVLLSYIHIILRVLKMHSSSGMRKAFSTCASHLTVVLLFYGSSMFQYVRPFSSYSLSKDSKIALFNNILSPLLNPLIYTLRNNDVKGALQRRMMKKIIS from the coding sequence ATGGGTCATGTCTGTAATGAATCCGCTCCATCTGAATTCATCTTCCTGGCATTTTCGAAGCTTAATGAATGGCGTTTTCTCTTCACTGGATTTCTGCTCATCACTTATCTCTTCACACTGATGGGGAATGTTCTGATCATAATTCTTGTCTGCTTACAACCAAATCTTCAAACTCCCATGTACTTCTTTCTGAGCAATCTATCCCTCCTGGACATCTGCCAGACTACAACCACTATTCCACAGATAATAGTGCATCTGATCTCAGGGACAAATGCCATCTCACATGAAAGATGTAAGATGCAACTCTTTTTCTTCATCTTATTCATTGGTACTGAGCCACTCCTGTTGGCTGCCATGGCTTATGATCGTTACGTTGCCATCTGCAATCCTCTCCGCTATAATGTGGTCATGAATTACAAACTCTGTGCCCAACTAGTGTCAGCTTCTTGGTTCACAAGTTCACTCAATGCCACCATCCACACCCTTCTCACATTGCGCCTGCCCCTTTGTGGTATCAATAAGATCAACTACTTCTTCTGTGACATCCCTCCCCTCCTAGCTATTTCCTGTGGTGATATCTCTGGTAATATtattgccatgctggctgctagCCCTATAATGGGCATCGGACCAGGCATGTGTGTCCTCCTTTCCTATATTCACATCATCTTGAGGGTTCTGAAAATGCATTCTTCCTCTGGGATGAGGAAAGCCTTTTCAACTTGTGCTTCTCATCTCACAGTTGTCCTGCTATTTTATGGCAGCTCTATGTTTCAATATGTCAGGCCCTTCTCCAGCTACTCACTTAGCAAAGATAGCAAGATTGCCCTTTTTAACAACATACTCTCCCCTTTGTTGAACCCACTGATCTACACCCTCAGAAACAATGATGTGAAGGGGGCACTGCAAAGGAGAATGATGAAGAAAATTATTTCCTAA
- the LOC114582993 gene encoding olfactory receptor 5V1-like encodes MDVSNETTPFEFILLAFSNSNEWNFLLSGFLLITYLFTFMGNILIITFVSIEPSLQTPMYFFLSNLSFLDVCQTTTTIPQIIVHLISGTNAILYERCIMQLFFLVLFIGAEALLLAAMAYDRYVAICNPLHYNVVMNYKFCAQLVSASWLTSSLNATIHTLLTLRLPLCGINKINYFFCDISPLLAISCGDISGNIIAMLAASPVMGIGPGMCVLLSYIHIILRVLKMHSSDGMRKAFSTCASHLTVVLLFYVSSIFQYIRPFSSYSLSKDSKIALFNNILSPLLNPLIYTLRNKDVKEALQKRMMKKIP; translated from the coding sequence ATGGATGTCAGTAATGAAACCACACCTTTCGAATTCATCCTTCTTGCATTTTCAAACAGTAATGAATGGAATTTCCTCCTTTCTGGATTTCTGCTCATCACTTATCTCTTCACATTCATGGGGAATATTCTCATCATCACATTTGTCTCCATAGAACCAAGCCTTCAAACTCCCATGTACTTCTTTCTGAGCAACCTATCCTTCCTAGATGTCTGCCAGACTACCACCACTATTCCACAGATAATAGTTCATCTGATCTCAGGGACAAATGCCATATTGTATGAAAGATGCATTATGCAACTATTTTTCCTTGTTTTATTCATTGGTGCTGAGGCACTCCTGTTGGCTGCCATGGCTTATGATCGTTATGTTGCCATCTGCAATCCTCTGCACTACAATGTAGTTATGAATTACAAATTTTGTGCCCAGCTGGTGTCAGCTTCTTGGCTCACAAGTTCACTCAATGCCACCATCCACACCCTTCTCACATTGCGCCTGCCCCTTTGTGGTATCAATAAGATCAACTACTTCTTTTGTGATATCTCTCCTCTCCTAGCTATCTCCTGTGGAGATATCTCTGGTAATATtattgccatgctggctgctagCCCTGTAATGGGCATCGGACCAGGCATGTGTGTCCTCCTTTCCTATATTCACATCATCTTGAGGGTTCTGAAAATGCATTCTTCAGATGGGATGAGGAAAGCCTTTTCAACTTGTGCTTCTCATCTCACAGTTGTCTTGCTTTTCTATGTCAGTTCTATTTTTCAATATATCAGGCCCTTCTCCAGCTACTCACTCAGCAAGGATAGCAAGATTGCCCTTTTTAACAACATACTCTCCCCTTTGTTGAACCCACTGATCTACACCCTCAGAAACAAAGATGTGAAGGAGGCACTGCAAAAGAGAATGATGAAGAAAATACCATGA